A section of the Telopea speciosissima isolate NSW1024214 ecotype Mountain lineage chromosome 3, Tspe_v1, whole genome shotgun sequence genome encodes:
- the LOC122656356 gene encoding uncharacterized protein At4g15970-like, translated as MEDRTVILTTLNQAYAGPGSILDLFLESFQTGEQTKGLLNHLLIIAMDHEAFDRCKAIHPHCYPLTTHRVDFSAKKQSMTIDYLKLRWWKIEILQTILELGYSFVFTDADVMWFRNPFPHFSPSIDIHIACDYYGGNPTERSNSINGGFNYVRSNGLSIEFFKYWQMSRVLYPGYSDQSVFQIIKDDMVTSMIGLRIKYLDTSYFGGFYQPSEDMNKVCTMHANCCVDIERKLHDLKLVLEDWKNFTKLSTEGEKLRASSSLTSPWRAPSLCKS; from the exons ATGGAAGATAGGACTGTAATCCTTACCACCCTTAACCAAGCATATGCAGGTCCTGGTTCTATCCTAGACCTCTTCCTTGAGAGCTTCCAGACAGGTGAACAGACCAAAGGCCTTTTGAATCACCTGCTGATCATAGCTATGGATCATGAAGCATTTGATAGGTGCAAGGCCATACATCCTCACTGCTACCCCCTCACTACCCACAGAGTTGATTTTAGTGCTAAGAAACAGTCCATGACAATAGATTACCTCAAGCTCAGGTGGTGGAAGATTGAGATCTTGCAAACCATCCTTGAATTGGGCTACAGTTTTGTCTTCACG GATGCAGATGTGATGTGGTTCAGAAATCCATTTCCACACTTCAGCCCCAGCATTGATATTCACATTGCCTGTGACTATTACGGAGGCAATCCAACAGAGAGAAGTAATAGCATCAATGGAGGATTCAACTATGTGAGATCAAATGGCCTATCAATTGAGTTCTTCAAATACTGGCAAATGTCGAGGGTTTTGTATCCGGGGTATAGTGATCAGTCTGTCTTCCAAATCATAAAAGATGATATGGTCACTAGCATGATAGGTTTGCGGATCAAGTACCTAGACACAAGCTATTTTGGGGGATTTTACCAGCCCAGTGAAGATATGAACAAGGTGTGCACAATGCATGCCAACTGCTGTGTAGACATTGAAAGGAAGCTCCATGACCTCAAACTTGTTCTTGAAGACTGGAAAAACTTCACTAAATTGTCAACAGAGGGGGAAAAATTGAGGGCATCTTCTTCTTTAACTTCTCCCTGGAGAGCTCCAAGTCTATGCAAGAGTTAA